One window of the Triticum dicoccoides isolate Atlit2015 ecotype Zavitan chromosome 3B, WEW_v2.0, whole genome shotgun sequence genome contains the following:
- the LOC119277733 gene encoding polypyrimidine tract-binding protein homolog 3-like, translating into MAEPSRVIHIRNVGHEISETDLLQVVQPFGAVAKLVMLRTKNQALVQMEDLSASISAIQYYTTIQPSVRGRNVYLQYSSHQELTTDQSSHGRNPDQDEPNRILLVTVHHMLYPMTVEVLHQVFSPYGFVEKIVTFQKTAGFQALIQFQSRQSAIQAAGALHGRNIYDGCCQLDIQYSNLSELQVHYNNDRSRDFTNPSLPTEQRPRSSQLGYNDPSLFGFQQPGAAYGQAAVIAAAFGGTLPPGVTGTNDRCTLIVSNLNSDKIDADKLFNLFSIYGNIVRIKVLRNKPDHALVQMADGLQAELAIHYLKGAMLLGQKLEVNFSKYPSITPAPDAHDYSTSNLNRFNSNVAKNYRHCCAPTKIIHISALSPEISEDAILEHLGEHGTIIKSKLFEASGKTQALVQFESEEEATEALVCKHASKLEGSTIRISFSQMHNI; encoded by the exons ATGGCCGAGCCCTCCAGGGTGATCCACATCCGGAACGTCGGGCATGAGATCTCCGAG ACTGACCTGCTCCAGGTGGTGCAGCCGTTTGGCGCGGTCGCCAAGCTCGTCATGCTGCGCACCAAGAACCAG GCCCTTGTCCAGATGGAGGACCTGTCTGCTTCAATCAGCGCCATCCAATACTACACTACAATTCAACCTAGCGTGAG GGGAAGAAACGTATACTTGCAGTACTCATCTCACCAGGAACTGACTACTGATCAGAGCTCTCATGGACGGAATCCTGATCAG GATGAACCCAACCGAATTCTCTTAGTTACCGTTCATCATATGCTCTATCCTATGACCGTCGAAGTGCTTCATCAAGTGTTTTCCCCTTATGGATTTGTGGAGAAGATTGTCACATTTCAAAAGACTGCTG GTTTTCAAGCCCTTATACAGTTTCAGTCACGCCAGAGTGCAATACAAGCAGCTGGTGCTTTGCAT GGACGGAACATTTATGATGGTTGCTGCCAGCTAGATATTCAGTACTCAAA TCTCAGCGAGTTGCAAGTTCACTACAACAATGATAGATCTAG AGATTTCACAAATCCTTCTTTGCCCACAGAGCAACGTCCAAGATCCTCTCAG CTTGGTTATAATGATCCTAGCCTTTTTGGTTTCCAACAGCCTGGAG CTGCATATGGACAG GCTGCAGTGATTGCTGCTGCATTTGGCGGAACATTGCCTCCTGGAGTGACTGGTACCAATGATCGCTGTACACTTATAGTTAGCAACTTGAACAGTGAT AAAATCGATGCGGATAAGCTCTTCAATCTATTTTCTATTTATGGAAATATAGTGAGAATCAAGGTACTCCGCAACAAACCAGACCATGCCCTTGTCCAGATGGCTGATGGGCTTCAGGCTGAGCTTGCTATACACTATTTAAAG GGAGCAATGTTACTTGGACAGAAACTGGAAGTGAACTTCTCTAAGTACCCGAGTATTACCCCCGCTCCTGATGCACATGACTACTCAACCTCCAATCTTAACCGGTTCAACAGTAATGTGGCGAAGAACTACCGCCATTGCTGTGCTCCGACCAAGATCATCCACATCTCAGCGCTTTCACCAGAGATTTCTGAGGACGCAATCCTTGAACACCTAGGTGAGCATGGCACCATCATCAAGTCAAAGCTGTTTGAGGCGAGCGGCAAGACGCAGGCTCTTGTGCAGTTTGAGAGCGAGGAAGAGGCGACCGAAGCGCTGGTCTGTAAGCATGCGAGCAAGCTCGAGGGATCCACCATTAGGATTTCTTTCTCCCAGATGCATAACATATAG